One Tunturibacter gelidoferens genomic region harbors:
- a CDS encoding tyrosine-type recombinase/integrase, with protein sequence MSKLSRSTVQLDEAPVTETTATSKKRVGYAPGRGPKKSRPDGICERPECGKTVPGGLVSVNQKRYFCSPYCQHSFHNNRHNIGACECCERPIMSQSFAKGKQKYCSNACRLGHRSESLIATTGFFRPIIEEYLELGLGYEKSTLVNVRTSLLHFFTFVAQKEKLTRLEEVRPSVVSRFLATERERGMKSRASISHLATFFRWLLLEERVDMANPVIPRLHNLHTSKAEPRPYAEWEIDALWQHLTDSENSMLMLAFSIGLECGLRVGEVANIRLADIDREKQTIFVRLPTKNKQTRTVPYHDGVAKHLSQWLKVRDTECKHDHLLHSKLLKSLNSGSLCVLFRGLLNSKPSPGNGFSFHRLRHSWATRLMNNGLELAVLKELGGWASWSSMQRYIKVLDVTIQNQYRASYAKLQQRIAVKTAPPISLLEFAAMNSPEAINQSKSAT encoded by the coding sequence ATGTCCAAACTCTCCCGTAGTACCGTGCAACTCGATGAGGCTCCTGTGACCGAGACGACTGCCACCTCCAAGAAGCGAGTTGGCTATGCGCCTGGACGCGGTCCAAAGAAATCTCGACCAGACGGGATATGCGAACGTCCCGAATGCGGCAAGACTGTACCCGGCGGGCTAGTGTCGGTGAACCAAAAACGCTACTTCTGCTCACCATACTGCCAGCACTCCTTCCACAACAATCGGCACAACATTGGTGCATGCGAATGCTGTGAGCGGCCCATCATGAGCCAGTCGTTCGCAAAGGGAAAGCAGAAATATTGCTCGAATGCTTGCCGACTCGGCCACAGGTCCGAATCTCTGATTGCCACTACGGGTTTTTTCAGGCCAATCATCGAAGAGTATCTGGAGCTTGGATTGGGATACGAGAAGAGCACTTTAGTTAATGTACGAACGAGTCTCTTACACTTCTTTACGTTCGTTGCTCAGAAAGAAAAGCTCACACGGCTGGAGGAAGTTCGGCCGTCCGTGGTATCCCGATTCCTCGCCACGGAACGCGAACGAGGGATGAAGTCGCGTGCATCCATCTCGCATCTCGCAACGTTCTTTCGGTGGCTCTTACTGGAAGAACGCGTTGATATGGCGAATCCTGTAATACCTCGGCTGCACAACTTGCACACCTCTAAAGCAGAGCCGCGGCCCTATGCGGAATGGGAGATTGATGCCTTATGGCAACACCTGACCGACAGCGAAAACTCGATGCTAATGCTTGCGTTCTCAATTGGTCTTGAATGTGGCTTACGCGTCGGTGAGGTCGCCAACATTAGATTGGCGGACATTGACAGGGAAAAACAGACCATCTTCGTGAGACTTCCTACAAAGAACAAGCAGACCCGCACGGTGCCTTACCACGATGGTGTAGCAAAACACCTTAGCCAATGGCTGAAAGTGCGTGACACCGAATGCAAGCATGATCACTTGTTACATAGCAAGCTGCTCAAGTCCCTCAACTCCGGGAGTCTCTGCGTGTTGTTTAGGGGCTTACTAAATTCCAAACCATCTCCTGGCAACGGCTTTTCATTCCACAGACTCCGGCATTCATGGGCGACTCGGCTAATGAATAACGGACTCGAGTTGGCAGTCCTAAAGGAACTGGGTGGATGGGCCTCTTGGAGCAGTATGCAACGCTACATCAAAGTTCTTGATGTGACGATTCAGAACCAGTACCGAGCAAGCTACGCCAAACTCCAGCAGAGAATAGCTGTGAAAACAGCTCCCCCCATCTCGCTGTTGGAGTTCGCTGCAATGAATTCGCCTGAAGCCATAAACCAATCAAAATCAGCAACTTAG
- a CDS encoding tyrosine-type recombinase/integrase, whose protein sequence is MRIESFLESLSTRTWSAETLRAYRQDLTRFETFLKEKGLPVNEVKPATISEFMNYMAENKGRTASTTLAPSTVARRLSVISAYYEWVRDDSGATIRNPVERIKRPKVRNEKPRAAPDDVLATLVDGITDLRDRAVVLLFLYSGLRLSELRQLDKTTITLTSQQMPDGSSQYLGIGEVLGKGNKKRSFLVGPKAMLAVATYIAQQRMKDDEPALFLSSRKKRLSGRAIQQIVDKWCDRLGVAHLHVHQFRHSFATRNVNAGMSAAVLQELMGHASLTTTQRYFHMKPERLSREYFAAMEFTREFSPV, encoded by the coding sequence ATGAGAATTGAGAGTTTCTTAGAGTCCTTGTCCACGCGGACATGGAGTGCTGAAACCCTGCGCGCCTACCGGCAGGATCTAACTCGGTTTGAGACCTTTCTGAAGGAGAAAGGGCTCCCGGTGAATGAAGTCAAGCCGGCTACCATCTCGGAGTTTATGAACTACATGGCCGAGAACAAGGGTAGGACCGCTTCGACCACGCTCGCTCCGTCAACAGTAGCCAGACGTCTTAGTGTTATCTCGGCATATTACGAGTGGGTTCGGGACGACTCTGGTGCAACTATTCGGAACCCAGTTGAGAGAATCAAGCGTCCCAAGGTACGTAATGAAAAACCCCGTGCCGCTCCTGATGATGTCCTAGCAACTCTGGTCGACGGCATCACCGACTTACGGGACAGGGCCGTTGTGCTCCTGTTCCTGTACAGCGGCCTGCGGTTGAGCGAACTGAGACAGCTGGATAAGACGACCATTACCCTCACGAGCCAGCAGATGCCGGATGGGTCGTCCCAATACTTGGGCATTGGGGAAGTTTTGGGAAAAGGGAACAAGAAGCGTTCGTTTCTGGTGGGACCGAAAGCGATGCTGGCAGTCGCAACGTATATCGCGCAGCAGCGGATGAAGGACGATGAGCCGGCACTATTCCTCTCCTCCAGGAAAAAGCGTCTCAGCGGCCGGGCGATTCAGCAGATCGTAGACAAGTGGTGCGATCGACTGGGAGTTGCTCATCTCCATGTGCATCAGTTTCGCCACTCCTTCGCGACCAGAAACGTCAATGCAGGAATGTCCGCTGCCGTGCTTCAGGAGTTGATGGGACATGCCAGCTTGACAACCACCCAGCGCTACTTCCACATGAAGCCCGAACGCCTCTCGCGGGAATACTTCGCTGCCATGGAATTTACTCGCGAGTTCTCCCCGGTTTAG
- a CDS encoding oxidoreductase, producing MLFLLITIYRTLIQLKLQPTLPSANLFAQEATGLPLRNKEKVRIFTAPLLRPIQMSKKWQAADIPSLSEKRVLITGANSGIGYHTALKLARKGAHIIFGCRDQRRGEAALARMEADSPGLRTELAILDLASLTSIHHFAAAEVAQHRPLHLLINNAGVMAPPRRMETVDGFELQFGTNALGHFALTALLIPALQQAAAEPFVDGAGRPRVVTIASIAHKRGRMKFDDLQSTRNYSPMGAYQQSKLANLLIAFELDRRLRAENSRIMSVAAHPGVANTNLFQSGEYSAVERSLRIFAGHLIGIALNTDSEGALPTLYASTALEVKDGGYYGPQGFQEMRGEDVGPAKIAAQANDTGDATRLWQICEKLTGVKFSRDVAAAAS from the coding sequence TTGTTATTTCTCCTCATCACAATCTACCGAACTCTGATTCAGCTTAAGTTACAACCGACTCTTCCCTCTGCCAATTTGTTCGCGCAAGAGGCAACAGGTCTGCCGCTGCGGAACAAAGAAAAAGTTCGCATCTTCACCGCCCCCCTACTACGTCCAATACAGATGAGCAAGAAGTGGCAAGCAGCAGACATTCCGTCGCTCTCAGAAAAACGGGTTCTGATCACCGGGGCAAACAGCGGTATCGGCTATCATACGGCTCTAAAGCTCGCTCGCAAGGGTGCTCACATCATCTTTGGGTGCCGTGATCAGAGACGAGGCGAAGCAGCCCTTGCCCGCATGGAAGCGGATTCGCCGGGCTTGCGCACCGAGCTCGCAATCCTTGACCTCGCTTCCCTTACTTCCATCCATCATTTTGCCGCAGCGGAGGTCGCGCAACATCGCCCGCTGCACCTGCTTATCAACAACGCCGGCGTTATGGCTCCGCCCCGGCGCATGGAGACAGTCGATGGCTTCGAGCTTCAATTCGGTACCAACGCTCTTGGCCATTTCGCGCTTACCGCACTTCTGATACCAGCACTTCAGCAGGCAGCCGCCGAACCTTTTGTTGACGGAGCCGGAAGACCTCGAGTTGTGACTATCGCGTCGATTGCGCACAAACGGGGACGCATGAAATTCGACGATTTACAATCCACACGAAACTACTCTCCTATGGGCGCTTATCAGCAATCGAAGCTCGCCAATCTCCTAATCGCCTTCGAACTCGACCGACGCCTGCGCGCCGAGAATTCGCGCATCATGAGCGTTGCTGCGCACCCGGGGGTTGCAAATACCAATCTTTTCCAGTCGGGCGAATATTCCGCAGTTGAAAGGAGCCTACGTATCTTTGCGGGCCATCTCATTGGCATTGCTCTCAACACAGACTCCGAAGGGGCTCTCCCGACGCTCTATGCGTCAACGGCTCTTGAGGTAAAAGACGGTGGATACTATGGCCCGCAGGGTTTTCAGGAGATGCGTGGTGAAGATGTAGGGCCGGCAAAGATCGCTGCTCAAGCAAACGACACCGGCGATGCAACCCGCTTGTGGCAGATCTGCGAAAAACTGACAGGAGTGAAGTTCTCTAGAGATGTTGCCGCTGCCGCCTCGTGA
- a CDS encoding Z1 domain-containing protein, with product MAATVNIAKLQSKATLTGRYLKQLSRLHSEKIPTDCIEKAVTGAVEKLAMPGTSAMVIYGEPQSGKTEMMICLTAKLLDEGHKIIVHLLNDSVDLLTQNLKRFKHSGLAPAARNSTELLASNTIPKELVVICKKNSSDLQNLIYWLKGKGKVAVIDDEADYATPNSGINKGTITTINKWVGQLIGSKGYYIGVTATPARLNLNDTFQNDTKRWVKFPPHSKYTGQEVFFPLDTKGIPYRLTRLDQGGNAEEAEDALVRFLVTSAYLNSTGPEKNYTMLVHTSGKKDDHAADRAAIEKSVEALLDGQHSAFTKLTTKVHKAAQQLYPSADPQALTEYVVENASRTTLIVLNSRRDRKAAGDSATDPTSPFTIVIGGNIVSRGVTFPNLLSMFFTRNVKNKLQQDTYIQRARMFGARGSYLKHFELTIPSQLYDDWQKCFIFHRLALATIESNLGVPVWVGDSRVAVAGNSSINKATVSLDKGEMSFGLFDYSSELEEIIQSAPTSVSTLEQIRDKVGNDAIPTFVIDFLKTALKNKPDGSLAIHASSSIANYGPSADKKSITRAKGFLGKPQLEAGKFPIAIHHVKIFYNKSGKAKLYYKIGSGGVAFIQNLKKAV from the coding sequence ATGGCGGCTACCGTAAACATAGCTAAACTCCAAAGCAAAGCTACACTCACAGGGCGCTACCTAAAGCAACTCAGCAGGCTACATTCCGAGAAGATCCCTACAGATTGCATCGAAAAAGCGGTAACCGGGGCTGTTGAGAAGCTAGCAATGCCTGGAACCTCCGCTATGGTCATTTACGGTGAACCTCAGAGTGGCAAGACCGAAATGATGATTTGCCTCACAGCCAAATTGCTGGACGAGGGACATAAGATCATCGTGCATCTGTTGAATGACAGTGTCGACCTGCTCACGCAGAATTTGAAGAGGTTCAAGCACTCAGGCCTAGCTCCTGCGGCGAGAAACTCAACTGAGCTTCTCGCCTCGAATACGATTCCCAAGGAATTGGTCGTTATATGCAAGAAGAACTCCAGCGACCTGCAAAACCTCATCTACTGGCTGAAAGGAAAAGGTAAGGTTGCCGTCATAGACGATGAGGCCGATTACGCCACTCCAAACTCCGGCATAAATAAGGGAACAATCACGACTATCAATAAGTGGGTAGGTCAGTTAATAGGATCTAAGGGCTATTACATTGGCGTGACCGCCACGCCCGCCCGCCTAAATCTGAACGACACATTTCAAAACGACACGAAGAGGTGGGTTAAGTTTCCGCCACACTCCAAATACACCGGACAAGAGGTGTTTTTTCCCTTGGACACAAAGGGGATTCCTTACCGCCTAACCAGGCTCGATCAAGGCGGCAACGCTGAGGAAGCTGAGGATGCCCTGGTTCGTTTTCTAGTTACTTCTGCGTACCTCAACTCTACTGGACCCGAGAAAAACTACACAATGCTCGTTCATACGAGCGGGAAAAAGGATGACCACGCCGCAGATCGAGCTGCAATTGAAAAGTCCGTTGAAGCACTGCTTGACGGTCAGCATTCCGCATTTACGAAACTGACCACGAAGGTTCACAAAGCCGCTCAGCAACTGTACCCGTCAGCAGATCCGCAGGCTCTGACCGAATATGTTGTCGAAAACGCGTCTCGAACTACTCTGATCGTTCTAAACAGCAGACGTGACCGCAAGGCTGCGGGCGATAGCGCAACAGACCCGACATCGCCTTTTACTATTGTCATAGGCGGCAATATCGTTTCTCGTGGAGTCACGTTCCCTAATTTGCTGTCAATGTTCTTTACAAGGAACGTAAAGAACAAGCTGCAACAAGACACCTACATTCAACGTGCCAGAATGTTCGGAGCGCGTGGCAGTTACTTAAAACACTTTGAACTGACCATTCCGTCACAACTTTACGACGATTGGCAGAAGTGCTTTATTTTCCATCGACTCGCCCTGGCTACGATCGAGAGCAATCTTGGAGTGCCTGTCTGGGTGGGAGATAGTAGAGTCGCCGTCGCGGGGAATAGCAGCATCAATAAGGCGACGGTGAGCCTCGACAAAGGCGAGATGTCGTTTGGCCTTTTCGACTATTCCAGCGAACTTGAAGAGATAATTCAGTCCGCACCCACGTCCGTATCTACTCTAGAGCAGATACGGGATAAGGTCGGCAATGACGCCATTCCAACATTTGTAATTGACTTCCTGAAAACGGCTCTAAAGAACAAGCCTGACGGTTCGCTTGCCATTCACGCGTCTTCGTCCATAGCAAACTATGGACCATCAGCTGATAAAAAATCGATCACACGTGCAAAGGGATTTCTGGGCAAACCCCAACTGGAAGCTGGAAAGTTCCCGATCGCTATACACCATGTGAAGATCTTCTATAACAAGTCTGGAAAGGCCAAGCTCTATTACAAGATTGGTAGCGGCGGCGTCGCATTTATTCAGAATCTTAAGAAAGCGGTATGA
- a CDS encoding catalase family peroxidase → MPLPTDEKIIALSQQLLQQFDAIFGLNPGFRPAHAKGIMLTGTFTPSAEAATLTKAPHITRESTPVTVRFSDSTGIPLVPDNDPNANPRGFAIRFNLAEHIHTDIVSHSTDGFPTRTGQEFLELLMALATSDPKNLAGSPLEAFLGSHPKALAFVQTPKPAPSSFARESYFGVTAMKFTNKDGVGRFGRYRIVPEAGNDHLDDAATAAKSANYLVDEIVERVGKGPIKFKILVQLANDGDVVDDATIHWPEDRKVLELGSFALTALVEDNAHEQKQIIFDPIPRVEGIEPSDDPLLELRAAIYLLSGRRRRAA, encoded by the coding sequence ATGCCACTTCCTACTGACGAAAAGATCATCGCATTGAGCCAGCAACTGCTGCAGCAGTTCGACGCGATCTTCGGATTGAACCCGGGCTTTCGACCCGCCCATGCCAAGGGCATTATGCTGACCGGGACATTTACGCCTTCTGCCGAAGCGGCCACACTTACCAAAGCTCCGCACATCACGCGGGAGTCCACCCCTGTGACGGTGCGATTCTCAGACTCCACAGGGATTCCGCTGGTGCCGGACAACGATCCTAATGCGAATCCCCGCGGATTTGCGATCCGATTCAACCTCGCCGAGCACATTCATACCGATATCGTCTCTCATTCGACGGATGGCTTTCCAACGAGGACGGGGCAGGAATTTCTGGAGTTGCTGATGGCGTTGGCTACGAGCGACCCCAAGAATCTGGCAGGTTCTCCGCTGGAGGCGTTTCTCGGTTCGCATCCGAAGGCGTTGGCGTTTGTGCAAACTCCGAAGCCTGCGCCCTCGAGCTTCGCGCGCGAGAGCTACTTTGGTGTGACCGCGATGAAGTTCACGAATAAGGACGGCGTTGGCCGGTTTGGGCGCTATCGGATTGTTCCAGAGGCTGGGAACGATCATCTGGATGATGCTGCAACTGCTGCAAAGAGCGCTAACTATTTGGTGGACGAGATCGTGGAGCGAGTTGGAAAAGGGCCGATCAAGTTCAAGATTCTGGTACAGCTTGCGAACGACGGCGATGTGGTAGACGATGCGACGATTCATTGGCCGGAAGATCGAAAGGTACTTGAACTCGGCAGCTTCGCTTTGACCGCGCTGGTGGAGGATAACGCTCACGAGCAGAAGCAGATCATCTTCGATCCGATACCTCGGGTGGAGGGAATCGAACCGTCAGACGATCCTCTGCTGGAGTTGCG